A genomic stretch from Candidatus Atribacteria bacterium includes:
- a CDS encoding ABC transporter permease encodes MAVMGGIIILVLIILAIFAPYIAPYHYAEGNLLDNFAKPSTKYLLGADFMGRDLLSRIIYGTRISLSVGIIGALTAFIIGVFYGVVSGYFGGKVDDIMMRFVDIMYGFPTILLIILLMVLFKSTFAIATPGTFAGYLNVVDRAFGGLFFIFIGIGVTAWLGMARIARGMALSLREKEFVEAAKAEGATNFQIIVRHIMPNLLGPCIVRVTLDIPRYVTFEAFLSFIGLGVNPPTPSWGMMISEGYKAIRSYPHLAIYPGLALAITMMAFNFLGDGLRDALDPRMK; translated from the coding sequence ATGGCCGTAATGGGAGGCATAATTATTCTTGTTTTAATTATTCTTGCTATTTTTGCTCCTTATATTGCACCTTATCATTATGCAGAAGGTAATCTCTTAGATAATTTTGCTAAACCAAGTACCAAATATTTACTGGGAGCAGATTTTATGGGTAGAGATCTCCTGAGCAGAATCATCTATGGCACTAGAATATCGTTAAGCGTGGGAATAATTGGAGCTCTTACTGCTTTTATAATTGGAGTTTTTTATGGAGTTGTTTCGGGATATTTTGGGGGTAAAGTTGATGATATTATGATGCGCTTTGTGGATATCATGTATGGCTTTCCTACTATATTATTAATTATTTTGTTAATGGTGCTTTTCAAATCTACTTTTGCCATTGCTACTCCGGGAACTTTTGCCGGATACTTAAATGTGGTTGATAGAGCTTTTGGTGGATTATTCTTTATCTTTATCGGTATAGGAGTTACTGCCTGGCTTGGCATGGCGCGTATTGCCCGAGGGATGGCTCTCTCTTTAAGAGAGAAAGAATTTGTTGAAGCTGCCAAGGCAGAAGGTGCAACTAATTTTCAAATTATTGTAAGGCACATTATGCCTAATTTGTTAGGCCCATGTATTGTCAGAGTAACTCTGGATATTCCAAGATATGTCACTTTTGAAGCATTTTTAAGTTTCATCGGTTTAGGGGTAAATCCTCCCACTCCAAGTTGGGGGATGATGATATCAGAAGGATATAAAGCTATTCGCTCTTATCCTCATTTGGCGATATACCCGGGATTAGCTTTGGCTATAACTAT